GAAACGCGGAATTACAACGGCTTCAAGCCCACGTTCAATGCGTTCGGGAAGCTGATCACCGACCGGGGACAGATCGATGATGGCTGCAGAAATTCCCGCAGGGCTAGCGACGATATCGGCGCCAAACACCGGTAGATCGAAGCGCGGATCGGGAAAGAAGACACAATGAAGAATCTGGAGCCCGAGTCCAAGTCGCGCGATCTCCAGGTGCAGTTTGCGAAATCCACGGCAAGAATGCACCTCATTGCTGATGAACAAGGCCTCACCATCGAGCGTGCCGATAATCTCCTCGAGATCACCCGTCAACGTCAGTGGGTTGAGCTCCGAAAAGCCATCCCTGCACTGACGGATGCGAGCAGCCAAAGCCATCACCAGCGGGTGCATCTCCTGACCGCTCGGGGACGCTGGCATCAATCCGATCCGTAATTGCACAGAATGGGACTTTGCCACGGGACCCTGACTGCGATCCCATCCGGTCCGGTGCTCGATCACCGCACTCTTCAAAACGGCAGCACCCTTGTGACAGCTGCCATACCCGATGCGGCACTGACCTGCCTGGACTTCTGGTGTCGAGGCGGAAGCGCCTGGGAGAGAAGCGGTGAAGAGGGCATCGCTCATTTTCTCGAGCACATGGTGTTCAAGGGAAGTCGACGTCTGGGACCAGGGGAATTTGATCGGAGAATCGAGGCATTGGGAGGCAGCAGCAACGCAGCCACCGGTTTTGATGACGTGCACTACCACGTGCTTGTGCCCAGCGCGGAATCCAAGGAAGCCGTGGATCTTCTTCTGGATCTCGTTCTCGATCCAGCGCTGGAGCAGGACTGTTTCTCAATGGAGCGCGACGTGGTGCTCGAGGAGATCGCCCAGTATCGAGATCAGCCAGATGACCAGGTGTTGCAGACCCTTCTGGAACTCTGTTGCGCTCCCCACTGCTACGGCAGACCAATTCTTGGTTGGGAGACGAGCCTGCGGAAGATGAACCCTGGGGGGATGCGCAACTATCACCATCGCCGCTACCAGGGAGCCAATTGCTGCCTGTCGGTGGCCGGAACGATCGAAGATGGTTTAGTCAGTCACGTGCTCAACAGCCCTTTGGCGGCGCTTAACAAGCTGACGGATGAAGATCTGAAGGGGACTACCAAGCCATCGCTCAGCTTCCGCTGCAGACGGGACAGCCGAACCTTCCCTCGACTAGAGGCAGCGCGGCTCATGATGGTCTGGCCAGTTGCCTCCGCTGACGATCAGCTGGCAATCGCCGGAGCGGATCTGGCCACAACCATCCTCGCCGAGGGGCGGCGCAGCCGACTGGTGCAGAAGCTGCGGGAAGAGCTGCAGATTGTTGAATCGATCGATATGGATGTCACCACCCTGGAACAGGGCAGCCTGGTGATGCTGGAGGCTTGCTGCCCCGAAGATCAGATCGAACAGGTGGAGAGGGAGATCCACCAACAACTTGAAAACAGCTTGAACACCGCAATCACGGATGAGGAATTCCATCGCGCGATGCAACTCGTGGGCAACGGTCATCGCTTCAGTCTTGAAGCGCCTGGGGCTGTTGCAGCCAGTGCCGGCTCACAGACACTGTGGGGACGTCACCGAGACCTTCTGGCTCCACTGCAGGATCTGATGCACTGGAATGCCTCAAGTCTGCGCGAACGGGTCATCCCCCTGCTTCAACCCCAGCGCAGCTTCACCCTGATTGCCCGATCGGAGGACAACGCTTGAGCCCCATCTGCGATCTTGTTCTTGATCCGGTAACCACGACCGGGGTGCTTTCCGCCAAGCTCTGGATCCGGCGGGGAAGCAGTTCTGATCCTCTCGGACAAAGGGGCGGTCACCAGCTTCTGGGTTCAGTGCTTAGCCGCGGATGCGGCCCTGCAGACCATCTACAACTGGCAGATCTCGTTGAAGGCTGCGGAGCCGGTCTTCGTTGTGACACGCATGAAGACGGAATTCTGATCAGTCTCAAATGCCGCGATATCGATGCCGACCGTCTGATGCCTGCTCTTGGCTGGATGCTGCGCCAGCCTCATTTGGACGAAAGTCAGATTGAACTGGAACGAGACCTAAGCCTGCAAGCCCTCCAGAGACAAAAAGAGGATCCCTTCCATCGTGCTTTTGATGGCTGGAGACAGTTGGCCTACGGCAGGGGGCCCTATGGACACGATCCCCTGGGAATCGCCGTCGACCTCGAACAGCTTCAGAGAGCCGAGCTCACAGGCCTTGCGGCAGATCTCGAAAGCCAGGGATCGGTGCTGGCACTGTCTGGAACGATTCCTGATCGAGCCCAAGCACGACTGGAGGAGTGGCTCGGCACAACCAGGACCGGACCAAACTCCGGGAAACCTGGATCACCAACAAAAAAATCGCCTGAATTGGATCGCAACCAGAGACCGTCCTACGGGCTTCAGGCTCTTCCCACCGAACAGGTGGTGTTGATGCTGGGACAGACCGCTCTACCCCACGGTCACCCCGACGACCTGGCACTAAGGCTGCTGCAGGCCCACTTGGGATCAGGCATGTCCAGCCTGTTATTTCGACGGCTTCGAGAAGAGCATGGAGTCGCTTACGACGTGGGTGTCCATCACCCGGCACGAGCTGGGGCGGCTCCATTCGTGATGCACGCATCGACCGGAGTGGACAGGGCAGAACTGTCGCTCGAACTTCTCATCAGCAGCTGGAGTGAGCTGTTGGAGGTCACCATTTCAGAGGTAGATCTCAAGCTGGCTAAGGCCAAGTTCAGGGGGCAGCTAGCTCACGGGTCCCAGACCACTGGCCAAAGAGCCGAGAGGCGTGCCCAATTGCGGGGTCTGAATCTCCCTGACGATCATGACCAGAGCTGCCTGAACCAACTGGACCAGCTGCGAGCCAGTCATTTGTGTGAGGCAGCAAGCCGCCATCTGCAGAGTCCTCAACTCAGCTTGTGCGGTCCAGCGGAAACCCTGGCATCACTGGAAAAGCAGTGGGGCCTCAGCGCACTCGCTGCAGGTGCCGCCTGTTAATCAGTCCTCTTGATCAACAAGACCCTCCGTCTCTGAAGACATATCAGAATCAGAAAAGGCATCGGAGCCCGATGGAGCGTGTTGATTGGAGGAAGTTTGGAGATCTTCGCTCACCAGCGTGAGTTGCTCAACGGACAGCAAAAACGTGCCTCTAGCAAAACGCACCGACAGTGTTTCCGCCGGCAGCAATGCCATGACCCTGCCGATCTCATCGTGGGCCACAAGATCAGGAGGCCTCAGCATCGGCATCGGATCAGCTGTTTTCAGGAAAGTCTGAGGGCGAACCAGTCGCACCTGGTCACCAATGGAAACGGACATCTCTGCTGGGCAATACATCTCTCCTACAGCAGGATGGTGCGAGCTGACGATTGCCCGTGCGGGCACTGGCCACCTGGAGCGGCGCTCTCGCCGGTTTGCTTCTGATCCTCGTCGGAAGCCTGATCCCGACTGCCCTGCTTTTGCCTCTGCCTGAATTGCCACCAGCCTTGTTGGGTCTGCCCAGCACCTGGCAGGTTCCGGCATTGCTCATCTGTGCCCTTGTCGCGGGCCCACGAGCGGGCGTGATCGCTTCAGTGGCTTATCTAACCATCGGCTTGGTGGACCTGCCTGTCTTCCACGGAGGTGGAGGTTTCGCCTATGTGCTGAATCCAGGATTCGGATATCTAGCTGGGTTCGTCCCTGCCGCCTGGTTGACCGGTCGACTGGCCCAGCAGAACGGAATGAATGACATCGCCAGATTGACCCTCGCAGCCATGGCCGGCCTGCTCACCATCCAGGTCTGCGGTCTGCTCAATCTTGCTCTGGGAACTGCGCTGAACCGCTGGAATGAACCCCTGATCGAGCTTGTCTTTAGCTACAGCCTTGGCCCCCTAGCGGCACAGCTGGCCCTGTGTTGCGCAGCTGGGCTGATCGCACGCGTAACCCGTCGTGTGCTCTGGGTGGAATGAGCCGGAAGCATCCCATGAACAGTCGACCAGCCAGAAGCATGCGACGCGGCAGTGTCGTTGCGCTGAGTGTGCTCATGGTGGTTCTTGATCAGCTCAGCAAGCATTGGGCCAGAAGCGTCCTTCTTCCAGGAGGGTCGTTGCCCTTCATTCCCGGATTGCTGCAACTGAATCTTGTACGCAACACCGGTGCTGCATTCAGTCTGTTCCGAGATTCCTCAATGCCTCTAGGGATCCTCAGCCTGGTGGTTGCCATCGGCGTCAGCATCTGGATCTGGCGAGAAGCGCGACGCGATCTCTGGATGGGACTGGCCCTGGGCTTTCTGCTCGGAGGCACCATCGGCAATGGCATTGACCGCTGGCGACTCGGCCATGTGACCGATTTTCTCGAACTTGTACCGATCCAGTTTCCGATCTTCAACTGGGCGGATGTCGCCATCAACCTGGCAGTCCTCTGCTTCGCCATCGACGCCTTCAGCAACAGAGATGATCAGACCAACAGCTGAGCCAAGGGAATTGGCCTCGCTGACCATTCATCAGCAGGATCAGGCTGAGCGAACCCTGCAACTGCATGGCGAGGGATATCGGATTGGACGCGATACAGATGTGGAGATCCGCATCGACCATGCAGCCGTGAGTCGGCTGCATGCCCTACTGCAAAAGAAAGGTAGAAACTGGATTCTCAAGGATCAAGGGTCAACCAACGGACTGTGGTGGCAAGGGCGACGTGTGCAGCAACTGGAGCTCAAGGACGGCGATCGGATCAGTTTTGCCCCAAGCCAAGAAGTGGATAGCCCCTGGATTGGCTTTGAGAGACCTCAACAACGACTTCATCAGCGCATCAAAAGGTCCCTGGGGATCAGCATCCTGTGTTGTCTCGGCGGTGCAGGACTGCTCTTGGGTCTGGCCACCCTCAACGTGCCGGTACGTGGACGACTCGCCAGCGTTCGGGGACCGCTTGCCATCTATGACGGCAACAACAAACCACTTAAGTCGGTTGATTCCAATCGACATCGTGAACTGAACAGCCTTGAAGCGTTTTCGCCGTTGTTAATTGATGCCTTGCTCAGCAGCGAGGACAATCGTTTCTGGTGGCATCCAGGGGTAGACCCTGTCGGCAGCTTGCGTGCTTTCGCGACCAACCTGACCGGCGGAAGGGTTCTCGAAGGTGGCAGCAGCCTCACCCAGCAACTGGCCCGAAGCCTTTACCCCGATCTCGTCGGTGAGGGCGACACCCTGGGACGTAAATGGCGCGAATTGCTGGTCGCGCTCCAGCTGGAAAGCCGTTTCAGCAAAGGGGAGCTGCTGCTCAGTTATCTCAACAGGGTGTACCTCGGAGTGGGTTGGGGATTCGAAGACAGCGCAAAGACCTTCTTTGATCAATCAGCAGCTGATCTGAGCGTGGAACAGGCTGCCCTGCTCGTTGGACTGTTGCCATCTCCCAATGGTCATGATCCCTGCCGTCACCCACAGCGGGCCCTTGAAGCCCGCAACCGAGTGATTAACAAGATGGCCGATTCCGGTCGCCTTTCACTCGACGCTGCTCGTCTGGCGCGACGTCAACCCATCCAGCTAGCACCCCAGGCCTGCAGCCGAACTGCTCTGACCCGATCAGCACCCTTTTACACCGATCAGGTGCGCAGGGACCTGACAGCACTCGTGGGTCCGGAAGTGGCCGCAGAAGGTAATTTCCTCATCGAAACCCACCTTGACCCCCTCCTGCAGTCGGTGGTGGAACGGCAACTGCGCTCTCTGGTCAGCAATGCCGGTGGACTTGGCGTGAGTGAGGGGGCCGCCGTGGTGATCGATAGCAGCACAGGCGGAGTCCTGGCGATCGCCGGTGGACGTGACTACCGCTTCAGTCAGTTCAACCGTGCATCTATGGCCCTGAGACAGCCAGGCAGCACGTTCAAGCTGATGACTTACTTGGCTGCTCTGGAAAGGGGAATCAAACCCAGCGAAACCGTTGACTGCAGTTCTCTGAACTGGAGAGGCCAGCGCTTTGAAAGTAGCTGCAAAGGCCGCCTCAGCCTCTCCAAAGCCTTTGCCACCAGCAGCAACACAGCGGCTCTGCGCCTGGCTCAGCGCGTTGGGCTTGAACAAGTGGTTCGCCAAGCCAGAGCGCTTGGCATCACAACACCACTGGATCCAGTTCCAGGCCTCGCACTTGGCCAGAGCGAAGTCCGACTGATCGAACTGACAGGAGCCTATGCAGCCGTTCTCAACAAGGGAGAGTGGAAGCCACCCAACACGATTCGTCGGTTGCTCGATGCGGAAACATGTCGCGACGACAAACTGCGTGGTTGCGGCAGCCTTGCCGGAGACGATCAGCGTGGCGTGAACCCTGGACGTAAGGCTGTCCGCAGCGACAGCGCGGCTCAGATGCAGGCCTTACTGCGCGCAGTTGTACGCAATGGAACCGGCACTGCTGCATCACTCGGGGGACAGGAAGGGGGAAAGACCGGAACCACCAATGAAGGCCGAGATCTGCTGTTCGTGGGCTACGAGCCCACACGCCGCTGGGTGCTTGGCATCTGGCTTGGCAATGACGACAACAGCCCCTCCGCGAGCTCAAGCGCCCTTGCGGCATCGCTCTGGGCTGACATCATCCGCGCGGCGGGACGAGGAGGGCTCAACGGAGGATGAAGGGGTCAACACGTTGGATTCTGTTTGGAGCCGCTGGTTTGATCGCCCTCATGGTGATTGGCCTGGTGCTGCAGGGAATCCGAAACCTGCTGTGGGATCTGAGTTACTGGCTGCCTCCCTGGCTGGTCGGTCCCGTGCTGCTGATCGGAACGGTTCTGCTTGTGGCTGTCGTCATTCAGTTCGTGCTGCCATGGCTGCGTCATTGGCGCACACAGGGTTGGCGTCGGCACGCGTCATCTCCCGAGGACAGACCGGCACCGACAAGCAGTAGAGACGCCGCGGAACAGAGCCTGTCCAGCGTGGATCGTCTGCTGGAACGACTTCAAGACGATGTGGCACGTCAGTCTCTGCTGCAGGAACGGCAACGGGTCGCGAGGGAACTGGAACGTGGTGATCTCGTGCTTGTGGTCTTCGGCACTGGATCTAGTGGGAAGACTTCCCTAATCCGTGCCCTGCTCAAAGAGATCGTCGGCGATGTTGGCGCCGCAATGGGCTCCACCAGCGAAAGTCGCAGTTACAGGCTCCGGCTCAAAGGTCTGGAGCGTGGGGTACTGCTCGTGGACACGCCGGGAATCCTCGAATCAGGACAGGAAGGGAGGGGACGCGAGCAGGAGGCACGTCGCCAAGCCAGCAGAGCGGATCTGATGATCGTTGTGGTCGATGGCGATCTGCGCAAGAGCGAACTCAACGTGGTTCAAAGCCTGTCGGGACTGGGCAAGCGTCTTGTGCTGGTACTCAATAAGTGTGATCTGAGAGGTGAGGAGGAGGAACGCAGGTTGCTTCAGCTGTTGCGGCAACGCTGCGCGGAATGGCTGCAACCCGAGGATGTCATTCCTGCAAGCGCACGCCCCCAATCACTGCCCCGTCCTGGTCAACGTCCCGTTCAGCCACCAGCCGAAATCGGCTTGCTGGTCAGACGGTTAGCGGCAGTGCTTCATGCCGATGGAGAGGAACTGCTAGCAGACAACATCCTTCTGCAATGCAGAGATCTTGGCTCCGCCGGTAGGGATCTTCTCGACCGTCAGCGCACGGACGAGGCCCGGAGAATCGTCGATCGCTACACATGGATTAGTGCCGGTGTCGTCGCCGCAACGCCATTACCCGGAATCGATTTACTGGGTACAGCGGCCGTGAATGCCCAGATGGTGATGGAGGTGGGAGCGGTGTATGGCATCCAGCTGACTCGTGGCAGGGCCCAGGAGCTAGCCATCTCGGTGGGCAGGACCCTTGCTGGGCTGGGGGTGGTCAAAGGCGGAGTAGCTCTAATCGGTACAGCGTTGAGTGTGAACCTGCCGACCCTGCTACTCGGTCGGGCGGTACAGGGTGTGGCCGCCGGCTGGCTCACCAGAATCGCGGGTGCCAGTTTCATGACCTACTTCCAACAGGATCAAGACTGGGGCGACGGCGGAGTGCAGGACGTGGTTCAGCACCACTACGAGCTCAACCAGCGAGATCGCTCTCTTCAGGACTTTCTGAAGGCGGCACTGCGGCGGGTGGTGGAGCCCTTACAGCAGGAGGCAAAGAAACGACTTCCGCCCCGGCCAGGGCCTCGGGCGGCGGAGGACGCATCGGACCGCGGCTATCAAGAACCGTGATCAGACCGAGATACAACACACCAATCAGCACTGACATGGCTCCGGTCACGATGGCAACCCAGCGTCCTCGCTCGTTCTTTGCTGCAGGCATCACACCATCTCCCGTGAACAGTCGTTCAGTTCGGCCGCCAGTTGGTCAATCAGCGCATTGGAGGTGTGGGGATTGCCCAGCACCACTTTGATGCGATGCCGTCCTTGATGAACCGGTCTGGACACCATGATCTGCCGATCAAGCAGCCGTTGTCGCACAGCTGCTGACCATTGATCGCAACGCGCTGAATCCGCTCCAAGCGGAGCACAGGCAAGCAAATGGAGGGGACCTGAGGTGATCTCCATTGCAGTGGAATCAAGACCCTGTTCCAGGCGCTGACGTCTCAGCAGAGCTTTCTCCAGCACTTCATTGATCCCCTGCTCACCCAGTTGACGCAACCCGAGCCAGAGCTTGAGGATCTCTGCAGAGCGACTTCCCTGAAGCCCGAGTTCTCCGCCATGGGCAACAGCGGAGGCGGGTTCCATATAGGGAAGGCCAGTGTGGAATGTCTCCTGAAGGGTTGACTGATCACGGACCAGTAGAAGAGACGAAGTCTTGGCAATTCCGAGCAGCTTCTGAGGGTTCACCGTGATGGAATCGGCCTGGCCAAGCCCAGCCATCAAGTTCGATGTGCCAGGGCAGAGAGCAAAGACAGCACCGATCGCTCCATCTACGTGCAGCCAAAGGGCATGATCCCTGCAGAACTGAGCCAGAGCGGGAATCGGATCGATCGCTCCGCGCACTGTCGTGCCCGCTGTCGCCACCACTGCGATGCAAGGTCGGTTGTGCTTCGTCAGCCCCTGCAGATGCTCTTGCAGCTTTGAAATGTCCATGCGTCCTTGTGGATCAACCGGAACGCGTTGAATGCCATCAGGCCTCAGCCCCATCACCCTGGCCGCCTTCTGCAGTGACACGTGAGCGTCATCACTGATCAAAATCACCGCATTGGGGTCATGGTCCAGACCCATCCGATGTCGGGCAGTCACCAGAGCAGTGAGATTGCTGAGGGAGCCACCGCTCGCAGCGACACCGCCAGCACCATCGGGCAATTCAAAACGGGCAGCAAACCAACTACAGAGCTGACGCTCCAGTTGACTGAGACTCGGTGACAGCTCTTCGGCCAGCAGATTGTTGTTCAGTCCGGCGCAGATCAGTTCAGCAGCGATTGACGCTGTATTGGGAGGAGGGTCCAGATGCGCGAGTGCACCTGGATGGTTGGGCTGGTATGCCCCATCCATTAACTGCTGAAGATCATCCAGCAGACGGTCCGGAGCCACACCCTGCCTTTCAGGGAACGCCTCGGGGAGCAGCCGCAGAGCTGGCAGCGGCGATCGTTTGGAAGCTGACCCGAGCCATTCACACAGGCGAGCACTGGCGTCCTCCAGGAACCGCTGCAATTGCGGATCCAGCGCATCGGAGGGTGCAAATGCGGACAGTTCCGTCGCAGTTGATGGCGCCGATGAAGTCCTGGAGGATCCGAGCAAGGATGGAGCGGAAGGAACAGCCATTCTCACCTGCGGTGGCACATTGGACACCTGTGCACGTTTGGGGTGGATGTGCGACTGACACCGGTCGAGATGGAGACCGTTGAGATGCACGCCTGGATGCGCCGCCTGCTCCGACGTGCCGAGCGACTGGGTGAGTCGGGAGAGATCCCTGTCAGTGCGTTGGTGTTGGATACGAAGGGACGATGCATCGGATATGGCAGCAACCGGCGCGAATCGGCTTCAGATCCACTCGGGCATGCGGAACTGGTGGCTCTACGCCAAGCATCCTTGATTCTCGGCGACTGGAGACTGAATCAGTGCACACTGATCGTGACGCTGGAACCCTGTCCGATGTGTGCAGGAGCTCTCGTCCAAGCCCGCGTTGGTCAGGTGATCTACGGAGCGCACGATCCCAAACGTGGTGGCCTGGGAAGCACGATTGATCTCTCAAAACACTCCAGTTCTCACCATCACATGAAAGTCGTGGGAGGCGTGATGGAGAGTGAAGCATCCGCCCTACTGGGGCGCTGGTTTAGGCAGCGACGGCAGCATTCTGCCGGAACCGTGGCAGTTCGGTCTCAAAGAGATTGAGCAGGCGATCCACATTTTCAGGGGTGGAGTTGTAGCCCATCAGACCGATCCGCCAGATTTTGCCGGCAAGCACACCGAGACCTCCTCCCACTTCGATGCCGTGGTTGTTGAGCAGGTGAGAAGAGAAAGCCTTGCCATCCACACCCTCGGGAATACGAACCGTGGTGAGCGTCGGCAATCTCAGCTCTTCGGGCACATGCATCTCTAGGCCGAGTGATTCAAGGCCAGTCCAGAGGGCTTCCGCGTTACGACGGTGACGTGCCCAGGCATTATCGAGTCCTTCTTCGGCGAGAAGACGTAGTGCTTCACGCATGCCGAAGTTCATATTGACTGGCGCAGTGTGGTGATAAACACGGTTGCTGCCCCAGTACTGGTTCAACAGCGAGACATCTAGATACCAGTTGGGAACTTTGTCTTTTCGAGCAGCCAGCTTGGCCTCTGCCCGCGGGCCCATCGTGAAGGGACCAAGGCCAGGAGGGCAGCTGAGACCCTTCTGGCTGCAGCTGTAGGCCAGATCAACTTTCCAGGAATCCAGATAGAGCGGCACACCACCAAGGGAGGTCACTGTGTCGAGCAAAAGCAGGCAATCATGCTCACGGCAAAGATCACCGACACCCTCCATCGGCTGGCAGATCCCAGTGGACGTTTCGGCATGGACCATTGCAAAGATCGCAGGCTTGTGCTTCTTGATCCCTGCTTCAATCTCTTCAAGGGTGAAAGCCTCACCCCAAGGCTTCTCAATCACCTGCACATTGGCGCGGTAACGACCAGCCATGTCCATCAGGCGATTACCGAAGTAACCCTTCACAGCAACCAGAACCGTGTCTCCGGATTCAACGGTGTTCGCCAATGTGGCTTCCATCGCTGAACTACCTGTGCCACTCATCGGCAGCGTCAGGCGGTTGTCGGTCTGCCAGGCGTAACGCAAGAGCTCCTGCACCTCACCCATGAGTTCCA
Above is a window of Synechococcus sp. BIOS-U3-1 DNA encoding:
- a CDS encoding pyridoxal-phosphate-dependent aminotransferase family protein, with amino-acid sequence MTHPHLSVDSCHRSSIGPIDTPDRLLLGPGPSNAHPTVLQALSRTPIGHLDPLYVELMGEVQELLRYAWQTDNRLTLPMSGTGSSAMEATLANTVESGDTVLVAVKGYFGNRLMDMAGRYRANVQVIEKPWGEAFTLEEIEAGIKKHKPAIFAMVHAETSTGICQPMEGVGDLCREHDCLLLLDTVTSLGGVPLYLDSWKVDLAYSCSQKGLSCPPGLGPFTMGPRAEAKLAARKDKVPNWYLDVSLLNQYWGSNRVYHHTAPVNMNFGMREALRLLAEEGLDNAWARHRRNAEALWTGLESLGLEMHVPEELRLPTLTTVRIPEGVDGKAFSSHLLNNHGIEVGGGLGVLAGKIWRIGLMGYNSTPENVDRLLNLFETELPRFRQNAAVAA
- a CDS encoding M16 family metallopeptidase, which encodes MSPICDLVLDPVTTTGVLSAKLWIRRGSSSDPLGQRGGHQLLGSVLSRGCGPADHLQLADLVEGCGAGLRCDTHEDGILISLKCRDIDADRLMPALGWMLRQPHLDESQIELERDLSLQALQRQKEDPFHRAFDGWRQLAYGRGPYGHDPLGIAVDLEQLQRAELTGLAADLESQGSVLALSGTIPDRAQARLEEWLGTTRTGPNSGKPGSPTKKSPELDRNQRPSYGLQALPTEQVVLMLGQTALPHGHPDDLALRLLQAHLGSGMSSLLFRRLREEHGVAYDVGVHHPARAGAAPFVMHASTGVDRAELSLELLISSWSELLEVTISEVDLKLAKAKFRGQLAHGSQTTGQRAERRAQLRGLNLPDDHDQSCLNQLDQLRASHLCEAASRHLQSPQLSLCGPAETLASLEKQWGLSALAAGAAC
- a CDS encoding biotin transporter BioY, which gives rise to MRALATWSGALAGLLLILVGSLIPTALLLPLPELPPALLGLPSTWQVPALLICALVAGPRAGVIASVAYLTIGLVDLPVFHGGGGFAYVLNPGFGYLAGFVPAAWLTGRLAQQNGMNDIARLTLAAMAGLLTIQVCGLLNLALGTALNRWNEPLIELVFSYSLGPLAAQLALCCAAGLIARVTRRVLWVE
- a CDS encoding transglycosylase domain-containing protein produces the protein MIRPTAEPRELASLTIHQQDQAERTLQLHGEGYRIGRDTDVEIRIDHAAVSRLHALLQKKGRNWILKDQGSTNGLWWQGRRVQQLELKDGDRISFAPSQEVDSPWIGFERPQQRLHQRIKRSLGISILCCLGGAGLLLGLATLNVPVRGRLASVRGPLAIYDGNNKPLKSVDSNRHRELNSLEAFSPLLIDALLSSEDNRFWWHPGVDPVGSLRAFATNLTGGRVLEGGSSLTQQLARSLYPDLVGEGDTLGRKWRELLVALQLESRFSKGELLLSYLNRVYLGVGWGFEDSAKTFFDQSAADLSVEQAALLVGLLPSPNGHDPCRHPQRALEARNRVINKMADSGRLSLDAARLARRQPIQLAPQACSRTALTRSAPFYTDQVRRDLTALVGPEVAAEGNFLIETHLDPLLQSVVERQLRSLVSNAGGLGVSEGAAVVIDSSTGGVLAIAGGRDYRFSQFNRASMALRQPGSTFKLMTYLAALERGIKPSETVDCSSLNWRGQRFESSCKGRLSLSKAFATSSNTAALRLAQRVGLEQVVRQARALGITTPLDPVPGLALGQSEVRLIELTGAYAAVLNKGEWKPPNTIRRLLDAETCRDDKLRGCGSLAGDDQRGVNPGRKAVRSDSAAQMQALLRAVVRNGTGTAASLGGQEGGKTGTTNEGRDLLFVGYEPTRRWVLGIWLGNDDNSPSASSSALAASLWADIIRAAGRGGLNGG
- a CDS encoding pyridoxal phosphate-dependent decarboxylase family protein, with product MAVPSAPSLLGSSRTSSAPSTATELSAFAPSDALDPQLQRFLEDASARLCEWLGSASKRSPLPALRLLPEAFPERQGVAPDRLLDDLQQLMDGAYQPNHPGALAHLDPPPNTASIAAELICAGLNNNLLAEELSPSLSQLERQLCSWFAARFELPDGAGGVAASGGSLSNLTALVTARHRMGLDHDPNAVILISDDAHVSLQKAARVMGLRPDGIQRVPVDPQGRMDISKLQEHLQGLTKHNRPCIAVVATAGTTVRGAIDPIPALAQFCRDHALWLHVDGAIGAVFALCPGTSNLMAGLGQADSITVNPQKLLGIAKTSSLLLVRDQSTLQETFHTGLPYMEPASAVAHGGELGLQGSRSAEILKLWLGLRQLGEQGINEVLEKALLRRQRLEQGLDSTAMEITSGPLHLLACAPLGADSARCDQWSAAVRQRLLDRQIMVSRPVHQGRHRIKVVLGNPHTSNALIDQLAAELNDCSREMV
- a CDS encoding DUF3148 domain-containing protein, whose product is MSVSIGDQVRLVRPQTFLKTADPMPMLRPPDLVAHDEIGRVMALLPAETLSVRFARGTFLLSVEQLTLVSEDLQTSSNQHAPSGSDAFSDSDMSSETEGLVDQED
- a CDS encoding phycocyanobilin:ferredoxin oxidoreductase → MPASPSGQEMHPLVMALAARIRQCRDGFSELNPLTLTGDLEEIIGTLDGEALFISNEVHSCRGFRKLHLEIARLGLGLQILHCVFFPDPRFDLPVFGADIVASPAGISAAIIDLSPVGDQLPERIERGLEAVVIPRFEQVRELPAWATIFSPFVRFIRPVNQQEEDRFVEVVDDYLQVLGDAVQVAVPDDPSAPSTLARYHGQVSYCRQQKRNDKTRRVLEKAFGTVWADRYIEELLFDEPSSP
- a CDS encoding YcjF family protein, translated to MKGSTRWILFGAAGLIALMVIGLVLQGIRNLLWDLSYWLPPWLVGPVLLIGTVLLVAVVIQFVLPWLRHWRTQGWRRHASSPEDRPAPTSSRDAAEQSLSSVDRLLERLQDDVARQSLLQERQRVARELERGDLVLVVFGTGSSGKTSLIRALLKEIVGDVGAAMGSTSESRSYRLRLKGLERGVLLVDTPGILESGQEGRGREQEARRQASRADLMIVVVDGDLRKSELNVVQSLSGLGKRLVLVLNKCDLRGEEEERRLLQLLRQRCAEWLQPEDVIPASARPQSLPRPGQRPVQPPAEIGLLVRRLAAVLHADGEELLADNILLQCRDLGSAGRDLLDRQRTDEARRIVDRYTWISAGVVAATPLPGIDLLGTAAVNAQMVMEVGAVYGIQLTRGRAQELAISVGRTLAGLGVVKGGVALIGTALSVNLPTLLLGRAVQGVAAGWLTRIAGASFMTYFQQDQDWGDGGVQDVVQHHYELNQRDRSLQDFLKAALRRVVEPLQQEAKKRLPPRPGPRAAEDASDRGYQEP
- a CDS encoding nucleoside deaminase: MRRLLRRAERLGESGEIPVSALVLDTKGRCIGYGSNRRESASDPLGHAELVALRQASLILGDWRLNQCTLIVTLEPCPMCAGALVQARVGQVIYGAHDPKRGGLGSTIDLSKHSSSHHHMKVVGGVMESEASALLGRWFRQRRQHSAGTVAVRSQRD
- a CDS encoding M16 family metallopeptidase; protein product: MGLCHGTLTAIPSGPVLDHRTLQNGSTLVTAAIPDAALTCLDFWCRGGSAWERSGEEGIAHFLEHMVFKGSRRLGPGEFDRRIEALGGSSNAATGFDDVHYHVLVPSAESKEAVDLLLDLVLDPALEQDCFSMERDVVLEEIAQYRDQPDDQVLQTLLELCCAPHCYGRPILGWETSLRKMNPGGMRNYHHRRYQGANCCLSVAGTIEDGLVSHVLNSPLAALNKLTDEDLKGTTKPSLSFRCRRDSRTFPRLEAARLMMVWPVASADDQLAIAGADLATTILAEGRRSRLVQKLREELQIVESIDMDVTTLEQGSLVMLEACCPEDQIEQVEREIHQQLENSLNTAITDEEFHRAMQLVGNGHRFSLEAPGAVAASAGSQTLWGRHRDLLAPLQDLMHWNASSLRERVIPLLQPQRSFTLIARSEDNA
- the lspA gene encoding signal peptidase II, which produces MNSRPARSMRRGSVVALSVLMVVLDQLSKHWARSVLLPGGSLPFIPGLLQLNLVRNTGAAFSLFRDSSMPLGILSLVVAIGVSIWIWREARRDLWMGLALGFLLGGTIGNGIDRWRLGHVTDFLELVPIQFPIFNWADVAINLAVLCFAIDAFSNRDDQTNS